One window from the genome of Haliaeetus albicilla chromosome 26, bHalAlb1.1, whole genome shotgun sequence encodes:
- the GOLGA2 gene encoding golgin subfamily A member 2 isoform X2 — MADGSRQSRLAAAKKKLKEYQQKNNPGATAGTKKKRKTKEGSRPETPTNDDRQPPENIQNILKVLVSDLNRSNGVAIPSLDKRKAYFDSDVATRNAEQLATDVPVLSNSNSLPSCGSVLPAPGSMQLTQIHEPEDHKNALDENRSFSSTESLRQLSEQLNGLVSQSTSYVNGESAVSPTNIKEMETRYQELAVALDSSNLTNKQLVTKIEELKQQNQEAVNQLEKEKKEFEQKFSKEQAALREQLQVHIQTIGILVSEKSELQTALGHTQQAARQKSASTDSALTCSGEAENLAARLHSSRQRVSELERTLSSISMQQKQSEKHNKELVKERDNLKLELYKRSKSSEEIKQQNSELSEKVHSLVSKNSAMKLDMEDLHKKLEMAELMIQQFSNQAGSLDANQQLQMVLEEKASLETQVAQLSESLHQLQAERDQYVEKLKEERSIWQQRVQQLSEQIRTMAEEKEKHMAQIQELEANVTELLNKSVKPMDIEPSSPAGPTAAELSLQEEIQRLQQEKEELHGQYQAQVRDNEQLSHLNREQEERLLELEKAVQRYNEESVDRQQILEDMQSDKATISRALSQNRELKEQLAELQNGFVKLTNENMEVTSALQSEQHVKKELAKKLGQLQENLGELKETLELKTQEARGLQEQRDQYYSHLQQYTVAYQQLSAEKEELHKQFLLQTQLMDRLQHEEVQGKVTVEMHLKELQQTKENLEAVAKENKELQAQISQLAADLDGRILHRLEGDGVESEAMTEEIQKSSFVIPEKFESHEEMVAFLTSAMSQVEEEREDMRQQLAAQKQQCRSLLQQIAALRQEQQHNITLGGGSTMDTVPVEVHEALKTAMEKLQSRFTDLMREKADLKERLEELEHRCIQLSGETDTIGEYIALYQSQRAILKQRHQEKEEYISRLAQDKEEMKMKLLELQDLVMRLVRERNEWYSKYVAAAQNPELLASQNESVLPVERRIELNATDGEGLREVNLSDEAEQEAAVLHQSGFSPIDSKAAQPSQEDPTAKQIMQLLREIQNPQERLGSLLENPCIPFFYRADENDEVKIMVV, encoded by the exons GCATACTTTGACAGTGATGTTGCCACTCGTAATGCTGAACAGCTTGCTACCGATGTCCCTGTGCTATCTAACAGCAACAGTCTACCTAGTTGTGGTTCTGTTCTGCCTGCTCCCGGGAGCATGCAGCTGACACAG ATTCATGAACCTGAGGATCATAAAAATGCTTTGGATGAGAACAG GTCTTTCTCGTCAACAGAAAGTCTCCGCCAGTTGTCTGAACAACTCAATGGCCTGGTTTCTCAG TCTACGTCGTATGTGAATGGGGAAAGTGCTGTTTCTCCCACAAATATTAAGGAAATGGAA ACACGTTACCAGGAGCTGGCAGTAGCCCTGGATTCCAGCAATCTAACTAACAAACAGCTCGTTACAAAGATAGAGGAATTG AAACAGCAGAACCAAGAAGCAGTGAATCAGCTGGAGAAG gaaaagaaggagtTTGAACAGAAATTTTCTAAAGAGCAAGCAGCACTGAGGGAACAGCTACAG gTTCATATCCAGACTATTGGAATTCTAGTTTCTGAGAAGTCTGAGTTGCAGACAGCCCTTGGACATACTCAGCAAGCTGCACGGCAGAAATCAG CCTCAACCGACTCTGCTCTGACTTGttcaggagaagctgaaaacctTGCTGCTCGTTTACATTCATCTCGCCAGAGGGTATCAGAGCTAGAACGTACTTTGTCCTCCATCTCCATGCAGCAAAAACAGTCAGAGAAG caTAATAAAGAGTTAGTGAAGGAGCGAGACAACCTGAAACTGGAACTGTACAAACGAAG caAAAGTAGCGaggaaataaagcagcagaattCGGAGCTGTCAGAGAAAGTTCACTCCCTGGTTTCCAAGAATTCAGCTATGAAGTTGGATATGGAGGATTTGCATAAGAAACTGGAAATGGCTGAACTGATGATTCAACAG TTCTCAAATCAGGCAGGGAGTCTGGATGCAAACCAGCAGTTGCAGATGGTACTGGAGGAGAAGGCGAGCCTGGAAACCCAGGTTGCTCAG CTCTCAGAGTCACTTCACCAGCTCCAGGCAGAAAGAGATCAGTATGTAGAGAAACTGAAGGAGGAGCGGAGCATTTGGCAGCAGCGGGTACAGCAGCTCTCTGAGCAG ATCCGCACaatggcagaggagaaggagaaacaCATGGCCCAAATTCAGGAGCTGGAAGCCAATGTTACAGAGCTGTTGAACAAATCAG TTAAGCCCATGGATATTGAGCCTTCCTCACCAGCAGGGCCCACAGCAGCTGAGCTGAGTCTGCAGGAAGAGATACAGCGGCTGCAGCAAGAGAAGGAGGAACTGCATGGGCAGTACCAGGCCCAGGTCCGGGACAACGAGCAGCTGAGCCACCTTAACCGGGAGCAGGAGGAgcggctgctggagctggagaaggCTGTGCAGCGCTACAACGAGGAGTCTGTGGACAGACAGCAGATCCTGGAGGACATGCAGAGTGACAAGGCCACAATCAGTAGGGCACTGAGCCAGAATCGGGAGCTGAAGGAAcagctggctgagctgcagaATGGGTTTGTCAAACTG ACAAATGAAAACATGGAGGTGACAAGTGCCCTACAGTCAGAGCAACATGTAAAGAAGGAGTTGGCCAAGAAGCTtgggcagctgcaggagaaCCTGGGGGAGCTCAAAGAGACG CTGGAACTGAAAACACAGGAGGCTCGAGGTCTGCAGGAGCAGCGGGACCAGTACTACAGCCACTTACAACAGTACACCGTGGCATACCAGCAGCTGTCTGCCGAGAAGGAGGAATTGCACAAACAGTTCTTGCTTCAGACACAGCTTATGGATCGGCTACAGCATGAGGAAGTTCAGGGGAAGGTGACAGTGGAAATGCACCTGAAAGAGCTGCAGCAGACCAAG GAAAATCTGGAAGCTGTAgctaaggaaaacaaagagctgCAGGCCCAGATCAGTCAGTTAGCAGCAGACCTGGATGGCAGGATTTTGCACCGGCTAGAGG GAGATGGAGTTGAAAGTGAAGCAATGACTGAAGAAATCCAAAAATCTTCATTTGTGATCCCAGAGAAGTTTGAAAGCCATGAAGAAATG GTCGCTTTCTTGACATCTGCCATGTCCCAAGTGGAGGAGGAGCGAGAAGACATGAGGCAGCAGCTAGCTGCTCAGAAACAGCAGTGCAGAAGCCTCCTGCAGCAAATAGCAGCTCTCAGGCAGGAGCAGCAACATAACATCACACTGGGTGGAG GTTCCACTATGGATACTGTTCCAGTGGAGGTTCACGAGGCTTTGAAAACTGCTATGGAGAAACTACAG TCCCGTTTCACAGACCTAATGCGTGAGAAAGCTGACCTGAAGGAGCGGCTAGAAGAGTTAGAACATCGCTGCATACAGCTGTCTGGGGAGACGGACACTATTG GGGAGTATATTGCATTATACCAGAGTCAAAGGGCTATCCTCAAACAGCGACACCAGGAGAAAGAGGAGTATATCAGCAGATTAGCTCAGGATAAGGAAGAGATGAAG ATGAAACTACTGGAACTACAGGATTTAGTGATGCGTCTGGTCAGGGAAAGAAATGAATGGTACAGCAAGTATGTAGCAGCAGCTCAAAACCCAGAGCTGTTAGCAAGCCAGAATGAAAGTGTACTTCCAGTGGAGAGGCGCATTGAACTGAACGCTACTGATGGAGAAG GGTTACGGGAAGTGAATTTATCAGATGAAGCAGAACAAGAGGCTGCTGTTCTTCATCAATCCGGTTTCTCCCCTATTGACAGTAAAGCTGCTCAGCCAAGCCAAGAGGACCccacagcaaagcaaataaTGCAGCTTCTCAGAGAAATCCAGAACCCTCAAGAGAGGCTGGGCTCCCTGCTGGAAAACCCCTGCATTCCCTTCTTCTACCGTGCTGATGAGAACGATGAGGTCAAAATCATGGTAGTTTAA
- the GOLGA2 gene encoding golgin subfamily A member 2 isoform X3, with protein sequence MADGSRQSRLAAAKKKLKEYQQKNNPGATAGTKKKRKTKEGSRPETPTNDDRQPPENIQNILKVLVSDLNRSNGVAIPSLDKRKAYFDSDVATRNAEQLATDVPVLSNSNSLPSCGSVLPAPGSMQLTQIHEPEDHKNALDENRSFSSTESLRQLSEQLNGLVSQSTSYVNGESAVSPTNIKEMETRYQELAVALDSSNLTNKQLVTKIEELKQQNQEAVNQLEKEKKEFEQKFSKEQAALREQLQVHIQTIGILVSEKSELQTALGHTQQAARQKSGEAENLAARLHSSRQRVSELERTLSSISMQQKQSEKHNKELVKERDNLKLELYKRSKSSEEIKQQNSELSEKVHSLVSKNSAMKLDMEDLHKKLEMAELMIQQFSNQAGSLDANQQLQMVLEEKASLETQVAQLSESLHQLQAERDQYVEKLKEERSIWQQRVQQLSEQIRTMAEEKEKHMAQIQELEANVTELLNKSAVKPMDIEPSSPAGPTAAELSLQEEIQRLQQEKEELHGQYQAQVRDNEQLSHLNREQEERLLELEKAVQRYNEESVDRQQILEDMQSDKATISRALSQNRELKEQLAELQNGFVKLTNENMEVTSALQSEQHVKKELAKKLGQLQENLGELKETLELKTQEARGLQEQRDQYYSHLQQYTVAYQQLSAEKEELHKQFLLQTQLMDRLQHEEVQGKVTVEMHLKELQQTKENLEAVAKENKELQAQISQLAADLDGRILHRLEGDGVESEAMTEEIQKSSFVIPEKFESHEEMVAFLTSAMSQVEEEREDMRQQLAAQKQQCRSLLQQIAALRQEQQHNITLGGGSTMDTVPVEVHEALKTAMEKLQSRFTDLMREKADLKERLEELEHRCIQLSGETDTIGEYIALYQSQRAILKQRHQEKEEYISRLAQDKEEMKMKLLELQDLVMRLVRERNEWYSKYVAAAQNPELLASQNESVLPVERRIELNATDGEGLREVNLSDEAEQEAAVLHQSGFSPIDSKAAQPSQEDPTAKQIMQLLREIQNPQERLGSLLENPCIPFFYRADENDEVKIMVV encoded by the exons GCATACTTTGACAGTGATGTTGCCACTCGTAATGCTGAACAGCTTGCTACCGATGTCCCTGTGCTATCTAACAGCAACAGTCTACCTAGTTGTGGTTCTGTTCTGCCTGCTCCCGGGAGCATGCAGCTGACACAG ATTCATGAACCTGAGGATCATAAAAATGCTTTGGATGAGAACAG GTCTTTCTCGTCAACAGAAAGTCTCCGCCAGTTGTCTGAACAACTCAATGGCCTGGTTTCTCAG TCTACGTCGTATGTGAATGGGGAAAGTGCTGTTTCTCCCACAAATATTAAGGAAATGGAA ACACGTTACCAGGAGCTGGCAGTAGCCCTGGATTCCAGCAATCTAACTAACAAACAGCTCGTTACAAAGATAGAGGAATTG AAACAGCAGAACCAAGAAGCAGTGAATCAGCTGGAGAAG gaaaagaaggagtTTGAACAGAAATTTTCTAAAGAGCAAGCAGCACTGAGGGAACAGCTACAG gTTCATATCCAGACTATTGGAATTCTAGTTTCTGAGAAGTCTGAGTTGCAGACAGCCCTTGGACATACTCAGCAAGCTGCACGGCAGAAATCAG gagaagctgaaaacctTGCTGCTCGTTTACATTCATCTCGCCAGAGGGTATCAGAGCTAGAACGTACTTTGTCCTCCATCTCCATGCAGCAAAAACAGTCAGAGAAG caTAATAAAGAGTTAGTGAAGGAGCGAGACAACCTGAAACTGGAACTGTACAAACGAAG caAAAGTAGCGaggaaataaagcagcagaattCGGAGCTGTCAGAGAAAGTTCACTCCCTGGTTTCCAAGAATTCAGCTATGAAGTTGGATATGGAGGATTTGCATAAGAAACTGGAAATGGCTGAACTGATGATTCAACAG TTCTCAAATCAGGCAGGGAGTCTGGATGCAAACCAGCAGTTGCAGATGGTACTGGAGGAGAAGGCGAGCCTGGAAACCCAGGTTGCTCAG CTCTCAGAGTCACTTCACCAGCTCCAGGCAGAAAGAGATCAGTATGTAGAGAAACTGAAGGAGGAGCGGAGCATTTGGCAGCAGCGGGTACAGCAGCTCTCTGAGCAG ATCCGCACaatggcagaggagaaggagaaacaCATGGCCCAAATTCAGGAGCTGGAAGCCAATGTTACAGAGCTGTTGAACAAATCAG CAGTTAAGCCCATGGATATTGAGCCTTCCTCACCAGCAGGGCCCACAGCAGCTGAGCTGAGTCTGCAGGAAGAGATACAGCGGCTGCAGCAAGAGAAGGAGGAACTGCATGGGCAGTACCAGGCCCAGGTCCGGGACAACGAGCAGCTGAGCCACCTTAACCGGGAGCAGGAGGAgcggctgctggagctggagaaggCTGTGCAGCGCTACAACGAGGAGTCTGTGGACAGACAGCAGATCCTGGAGGACATGCAGAGTGACAAGGCCACAATCAGTAGGGCACTGAGCCAGAATCGGGAGCTGAAGGAAcagctggctgagctgcagaATGGGTTTGTCAAACTG ACAAATGAAAACATGGAGGTGACAAGTGCCCTACAGTCAGAGCAACATGTAAAGAAGGAGTTGGCCAAGAAGCTtgggcagctgcaggagaaCCTGGGGGAGCTCAAAGAGACG CTGGAACTGAAAACACAGGAGGCTCGAGGTCTGCAGGAGCAGCGGGACCAGTACTACAGCCACTTACAACAGTACACCGTGGCATACCAGCAGCTGTCTGCCGAGAAGGAGGAATTGCACAAACAGTTCTTGCTTCAGACACAGCTTATGGATCGGCTACAGCATGAGGAAGTTCAGGGGAAGGTGACAGTGGAAATGCACCTGAAAGAGCTGCAGCAGACCAAG GAAAATCTGGAAGCTGTAgctaaggaaaacaaagagctgCAGGCCCAGATCAGTCAGTTAGCAGCAGACCTGGATGGCAGGATTTTGCACCGGCTAGAGG GAGATGGAGTTGAAAGTGAAGCAATGACTGAAGAAATCCAAAAATCTTCATTTGTGATCCCAGAGAAGTTTGAAAGCCATGAAGAAATG GTCGCTTTCTTGACATCTGCCATGTCCCAAGTGGAGGAGGAGCGAGAAGACATGAGGCAGCAGCTAGCTGCTCAGAAACAGCAGTGCAGAAGCCTCCTGCAGCAAATAGCAGCTCTCAGGCAGGAGCAGCAACATAACATCACACTGGGTGGAG GTTCCACTATGGATACTGTTCCAGTGGAGGTTCACGAGGCTTTGAAAACTGCTATGGAGAAACTACAG TCCCGTTTCACAGACCTAATGCGTGAGAAAGCTGACCTGAAGGAGCGGCTAGAAGAGTTAGAACATCGCTGCATACAGCTGTCTGGGGAGACGGACACTATTG GGGAGTATATTGCATTATACCAGAGTCAAAGGGCTATCCTCAAACAGCGACACCAGGAGAAAGAGGAGTATATCAGCAGATTAGCTCAGGATAAGGAAGAGATGAAG ATGAAACTACTGGAACTACAGGATTTAGTGATGCGTCTGGTCAGGGAAAGAAATGAATGGTACAGCAAGTATGTAGCAGCAGCTCAAAACCCAGAGCTGTTAGCAAGCCAGAATGAAAGTGTACTTCCAGTGGAGAGGCGCATTGAACTGAACGCTACTGATGGAGAAG GGTTACGGGAAGTGAATTTATCAGATGAAGCAGAACAAGAGGCTGCTGTTCTTCATCAATCCGGTTTCTCCCCTATTGACAGTAAAGCTGCTCAGCCAAGCCAAGAGGACCccacagcaaagcaaataaTGCAGCTTCTCAGAGAAATCCAGAACCCTCAAGAGAGGCTGGGCTCCCTGCTGGAAAACCCCTGCATTCCCTTCTTCTACCGTGCTGATGAGAACGATGAGGTCAAAATCATGGTAGTTTAA
- the GOLGA2 gene encoding golgin subfamily A member 2 isoform X1, whose translation MADGSRQSRLAAAKKKLKEYQQKNNPGATAGTKKKRKTKEGSRPETPTNDDRQPPENIQNILKVLVSDLNRSNGVAIPSLDKRKAYFDSDVATRNAEQLATDVPVLSNSNSLPSCGSVLPAPGSMQLTQIHEPEDHKNALDENRSFSSTESLRQLSEQLNGLVSQSTSYVNGESAVSPTNIKEMETRYQELAVALDSSNLTNKQLVTKIEELKQQNQEAVNQLEKEKKEFEQKFSKEQAALREQLQVHIQTIGILVSEKSELQTALGHTQQAARQKSASTDSALTCSGEAENLAARLHSSRQRVSELERTLSSISMQQKQSEKHNKELVKERDNLKLELYKRSKSSEEIKQQNSELSEKVHSLVSKNSAMKLDMEDLHKKLEMAELMIQQFSNQAGSLDANQQLQMVLEEKASLETQVAQLSESLHQLQAERDQYVEKLKEERSIWQQRVQQLSEQIRTMAEEKEKHMAQIQELEANVTELLNKSAVKPMDIEPSSPAGPTAAELSLQEEIQRLQQEKEELHGQYQAQVRDNEQLSHLNREQEERLLELEKAVQRYNEESVDRQQILEDMQSDKATISRALSQNRELKEQLAELQNGFVKLTNENMEVTSALQSEQHVKKELAKKLGQLQENLGELKETLELKTQEARGLQEQRDQYYSHLQQYTVAYQQLSAEKEELHKQFLLQTQLMDRLQHEEVQGKVTVEMHLKELQQTKENLEAVAKENKELQAQISQLAADLDGRILHRLEGDGVESEAMTEEIQKSSFVIPEKFESHEEMVAFLTSAMSQVEEEREDMRQQLAAQKQQCRSLLQQIAALRQEQQHNITLGGGSTMDTVPVEVHEALKTAMEKLQSRFTDLMREKADLKERLEELEHRCIQLSGETDTIGEYIALYQSQRAILKQRHQEKEEYISRLAQDKEEMKMKLLELQDLVMRLVRERNEWYSKYVAAAQNPELLASQNESVLPVERRIELNATDGEGLREVNLSDEAEQEAAVLHQSGFSPIDSKAAQPSQEDPTAKQIMQLLREIQNPQERLGSLLENPCIPFFYRADENDEVKIMVV comes from the exons GCATACTTTGACAGTGATGTTGCCACTCGTAATGCTGAACAGCTTGCTACCGATGTCCCTGTGCTATCTAACAGCAACAGTCTACCTAGTTGTGGTTCTGTTCTGCCTGCTCCCGGGAGCATGCAGCTGACACAG ATTCATGAACCTGAGGATCATAAAAATGCTTTGGATGAGAACAG GTCTTTCTCGTCAACAGAAAGTCTCCGCCAGTTGTCTGAACAACTCAATGGCCTGGTTTCTCAG TCTACGTCGTATGTGAATGGGGAAAGTGCTGTTTCTCCCACAAATATTAAGGAAATGGAA ACACGTTACCAGGAGCTGGCAGTAGCCCTGGATTCCAGCAATCTAACTAACAAACAGCTCGTTACAAAGATAGAGGAATTG AAACAGCAGAACCAAGAAGCAGTGAATCAGCTGGAGAAG gaaaagaaggagtTTGAACAGAAATTTTCTAAAGAGCAAGCAGCACTGAGGGAACAGCTACAG gTTCATATCCAGACTATTGGAATTCTAGTTTCTGAGAAGTCTGAGTTGCAGACAGCCCTTGGACATACTCAGCAAGCTGCACGGCAGAAATCAG CCTCAACCGACTCTGCTCTGACTTGttcaggagaagctgaaaacctTGCTGCTCGTTTACATTCATCTCGCCAGAGGGTATCAGAGCTAGAACGTACTTTGTCCTCCATCTCCATGCAGCAAAAACAGTCAGAGAAG caTAATAAAGAGTTAGTGAAGGAGCGAGACAACCTGAAACTGGAACTGTACAAACGAAG caAAAGTAGCGaggaaataaagcagcagaattCGGAGCTGTCAGAGAAAGTTCACTCCCTGGTTTCCAAGAATTCAGCTATGAAGTTGGATATGGAGGATTTGCATAAGAAACTGGAAATGGCTGAACTGATGATTCAACAG TTCTCAAATCAGGCAGGGAGTCTGGATGCAAACCAGCAGTTGCAGATGGTACTGGAGGAGAAGGCGAGCCTGGAAACCCAGGTTGCTCAG CTCTCAGAGTCACTTCACCAGCTCCAGGCAGAAAGAGATCAGTATGTAGAGAAACTGAAGGAGGAGCGGAGCATTTGGCAGCAGCGGGTACAGCAGCTCTCTGAGCAG ATCCGCACaatggcagaggagaaggagaaacaCATGGCCCAAATTCAGGAGCTGGAAGCCAATGTTACAGAGCTGTTGAACAAATCAG CAGTTAAGCCCATGGATATTGAGCCTTCCTCACCAGCAGGGCCCACAGCAGCTGAGCTGAGTCTGCAGGAAGAGATACAGCGGCTGCAGCAAGAGAAGGAGGAACTGCATGGGCAGTACCAGGCCCAGGTCCGGGACAACGAGCAGCTGAGCCACCTTAACCGGGAGCAGGAGGAgcggctgctggagctggagaaggCTGTGCAGCGCTACAACGAGGAGTCTGTGGACAGACAGCAGATCCTGGAGGACATGCAGAGTGACAAGGCCACAATCAGTAGGGCACTGAGCCAGAATCGGGAGCTGAAGGAAcagctggctgagctgcagaATGGGTTTGTCAAACTG ACAAATGAAAACATGGAGGTGACAAGTGCCCTACAGTCAGAGCAACATGTAAAGAAGGAGTTGGCCAAGAAGCTtgggcagctgcaggagaaCCTGGGGGAGCTCAAAGAGACG CTGGAACTGAAAACACAGGAGGCTCGAGGTCTGCAGGAGCAGCGGGACCAGTACTACAGCCACTTACAACAGTACACCGTGGCATACCAGCAGCTGTCTGCCGAGAAGGAGGAATTGCACAAACAGTTCTTGCTTCAGACACAGCTTATGGATCGGCTACAGCATGAGGAAGTTCAGGGGAAGGTGACAGTGGAAATGCACCTGAAAGAGCTGCAGCAGACCAAG GAAAATCTGGAAGCTGTAgctaaggaaaacaaagagctgCAGGCCCAGATCAGTCAGTTAGCAGCAGACCTGGATGGCAGGATTTTGCACCGGCTAGAGG GAGATGGAGTTGAAAGTGAAGCAATGACTGAAGAAATCCAAAAATCTTCATTTGTGATCCCAGAGAAGTTTGAAAGCCATGAAGAAATG GTCGCTTTCTTGACATCTGCCATGTCCCAAGTGGAGGAGGAGCGAGAAGACATGAGGCAGCAGCTAGCTGCTCAGAAACAGCAGTGCAGAAGCCTCCTGCAGCAAATAGCAGCTCTCAGGCAGGAGCAGCAACATAACATCACACTGGGTGGAG GTTCCACTATGGATACTGTTCCAGTGGAGGTTCACGAGGCTTTGAAAACTGCTATGGAGAAACTACAG TCCCGTTTCACAGACCTAATGCGTGAGAAAGCTGACCTGAAGGAGCGGCTAGAAGAGTTAGAACATCGCTGCATACAGCTGTCTGGGGAGACGGACACTATTG GGGAGTATATTGCATTATACCAGAGTCAAAGGGCTATCCTCAAACAGCGACACCAGGAGAAAGAGGAGTATATCAGCAGATTAGCTCAGGATAAGGAAGAGATGAAG ATGAAACTACTGGAACTACAGGATTTAGTGATGCGTCTGGTCAGGGAAAGAAATGAATGGTACAGCAAGTATGTAGCAGCAGCTCAAAACCCAGAGCTGTTAGCAAGCCAGAATGAAAGTGTACTTCCAGTGGAGAGGCGCATTGAACTGAACGCTACTGATGGAGAAG GGTTACGGGAAGTGAATTTATCAGATGAAGCAGAACAAGAGGCTGCTGTTCTTCATCAATCCGGTTTCTCCCCTATTGACAGTAAAGCTGCTCAGCCAAGCCAAGAGGACCccacagcaaagcaaataaTGCAGCTTCTCAGAGAAATCCAGAACCCTCAAGAGAGGCTGGGCTCCCTGCTGGAAAACCCCTGCATTCCCTTCTTCTACCGTGCTGATGAGAACGATGAGGTCAAAATCATGGTAGTTTAA